A genomic region of Paramormyrops kingsleyae isolate MSU_618 chromosome 19, PKINGS_0.4, whole genome shotgun sequence contains the following coding sequences:
- the LOC111836139 gene encoding trace amine-associated receptor 13c-like — protein MNISLELETYQYCYPAANGTCVKSSYSGFGRFALYVFFVSGMTVTVTGNLVIIISIAHFKQLHTPTNMLVMSLALADLLLGAVVMPFSMIRSVEGCWYFGDSFCSLHSTFYMFLTSVSIFHLISIAVDRYQAVCNPLRYHDTVTIPVAWLMVALSWAAAAFYSYGLLYSKANMMGLDEYITSINCLGSCTFLFNTLWSTLDSLIGFFLPCSVMIGLYVKIFLVARQHVRQLGDMRQQPSFKQGHGNSKTHSSERKAAKTLGFVVGGFILCWMPLFVNSTLNPYTDFATPPVLYEGFVWLGYFNSALNPIIYGLFYPWFQKSLKLILSLKIFSTHSSDTNVFSES, from the coding sequence ACGTGTGTTAAAAGTAGCTACTCTGGATTTGGCAGGTTTGCCTTGTACGTGTTTTTTGTGTCGGGGATGACCGTGACCGTCACGGGGAACCTGGTGATCATCATCTCCATCGCGCACTTCAAGCAGCTGCACACACCGACCAACATGCTGGTGATGTCACTGGCCCTGGCCGACCTGCTTCTGGGGGCCGTCGTGATGCCCTTCAGCATGATCAGATCAGTGGAGGGCTGCTGGTACTTTGGAGATTCTTTCTGCTCATTACACTCCACTTTCTACATGTTCCTCACGTCCGTGTCAATATTTCACCTGATTTCCATTGCGGTTGATCGATACCAGGCAGTTTGCAATCCTCTGCGGTACCATGACACAGTGACCATTCCTGTGGCTTGGCTGATGGTAGCATTGAGCTGGGCTGCAGCTGCTTTTTACTCCTACGGTCTCCTTTATTCTAAGGCTAATATGATGGGCCTAGATGAATACATCACTTCCATAAATTGCTTGGGGAGCTGCACTTTTCTGTTCAATACGCTGTGGAGTACCCTAGACTCTCTGATTGGATTTTTCCTGCCATGTTCGGTCATGATTGGCCTTTATGTTAAAATATTTCTGGTAGCCAGACAACATGTCAGACAGCTTGGAGATATGAGGCAACAGCCAAGTTTTAAACAGGGACACGGCAACAGCAAAACTCACAGCTCAGAGCGAAAGGCTGCAAAGACCCTTGGCTTTGTTGTAGGTGGCTTCATACTCTGCTGGATGCCTTTGTTTGTCAATTCCACACTCAACCCCTATACTGACTTTGCAACTCCTCCTGTTCTTTATGAAGGGTTTGTCTGGCTGGGTTATTTTAATTCTGCGTTAAATCCTATAATCTATGGACTGTTTTACCCGTGGTTTCAAAAGTCATTGAAGCTCATTCTATCTTTAAAGATTTTTTCAACACATTCCTCAGATACAAATGTTTTTTCTGAAAGCTGA